From a region of the Pseudomonadota bacterium genome:
- a CDS encoding YHS domain-containing protein encodes MSMLTRAVFGISGLLLVLLSGGTAAAAEEPVFSTRAGAIRGYDPVAYFAQGKPVKGDPRFSLEYQGATWRFASAENRDRFAAEPGRYAPQYGGYCAWAVSQGYTASVVPDAWRIVNNKLYLNYSTGVQRRWSQDVPGNIAKADANWPAVLSK; translated from the coding sequence ATGAGTATGTTGACCCGCGCGGTATTCGGGATAAGTGGCTTGCTGTTGGTTCTGTTGTCGGGCGGAACCGCAGCTGCGGCAGAGGAGCCGGTCTTCTCGACCCGTGCCGGGGCTATCCGCGGCTACGATCCGGTGGCCTACTTCGCGCAGGGCAAACCCGTCAAAGGCGACCCGCGCTTCTCGCTGGAGTATCAGGGTGCCACCTGGCGGTTCGCCAGTGCCGAGAACCGCGACCGGTTCGCAGCCGAGCCTGGCAGGTACGCCCCGCAATACGGCGGTTACTGCGCCTGGGCGGTCTCGCAGGGTTACACCGCATCGGTCGTTCCCGACGCCTGGCGGATCGTCAATAACAAGCTCTACCTCAACTACAGCACCGGAGTTCAAAGGCGCTGGAGCCAGGATGTGCCAGGCAACATCGCCAAGGCTGATGCCAATTGGCCGGCCGTACTGAGCAAATAG